One Ilumatobacter fluminis genomic window, ACAGCGGCATCGTCTATGGCAATCCGGGCGATCGGGCCAACTGTTCGGTCGGCACCTCCACCAGTTTCTCGTGGGCGAGCGGCACCAGTGAGATCGACTTCGGTGACGGCGTCGGCACGGCGACGATCTCCGGCACGCGCGTCATCGACTTCTTCAGTGCGTCACAGGGAGCCGTCCGTCTCGTGTGCAAGAACTCCGATGCGACCGCCTCGATCGGCAACATCGAACTCAACGCCCTCGTGCTGCCGAACTGACACCGGGACGCGACGAGGGCACGGTCCGTGCGGACCGTGCCCTCGAGTCGTCGGTGGACGGCGTCAGCCGTCGCCGAGCTTGTCGACCGCGTCCTTCGCCGCGTCGGCAGCCTGATCGATCTTGTCGGAGCCGACCTTGTCGCCGAGCTTGTCGTCGGCGACGTCGGCAGCCTTGTCGATGCCGTCGGTGATCTTGTCGTCGTGCTTGCCGACGAGATCCTTGGCCTTGTCGAACAGTCCCATGGTGTTTCCTCCTGTGGTCGTGGATGGACCCGGACAGCCTAGAACGTCTCGGGACCCGAGCCGGGCGTGCCGAGGGGTGACGCCATGACCAGGGGAAACACCAATTGTCCGGTCGATAGCAATACCCCCGGAGCCGGGACCTAGGGCCCTAATCGATTGCCGGCGCAAACGTCAGCATGAGTACCGAGAACTTCGTGAAACACCTCACGAATCACTGCACAACAACTCGAAAGGAGTTGGGACAATGTTCAAGAAGCCACTCGGACTCCTCGGAGTCTTCTTGATCGTGGTCGGCCTCGGATTCTTCGTCGGAGGCGGCTATGCGTACAGCCAAGTGCAAGGCGGCTACGGCTCACTGCAGGCCTTCAGCGAGGCCCAGAACGTCGAGCTCAGCTACAACGAAGACGGTCAGCTGACCGACCGGGGCACCACCGAAGGTGCCGAGGCGATCATGCAACTGCTCGAGGACGACTGGAACTTCCCCGTCGTCGAGAGTGACCTCGACCCCAACGACCCGCTGGTGAACACCGCCACTGAGTACATGTACCAGATGGCGACGATCGGCTACCACGTGCTCCACGGTGAGCAGATGGTGACCCTCACCGCCGACGACATCGCCGCCGGCATCGAGAGCGGAGCGCTCGACCCCGATGGCACCTACAACGGCGTCGTCGAGGCCTACCAGGGTGAGGTCCTCGAGGCAGGCACCTACACGGTGCCCGTCGACGGCCGCTACTGGACCGGCTTCGCCCGGACCGACATCCTCGACGGCCCCGCCCGTGAGGGTGCCTGGAGCGGCACCGCACACGGCCTCTTCGGTGAGCTCGGCGTCGGCGCTGCGACCCACGCCACGCTGCAGATCGGCCTCGGCATCTCGATCCTGCTGGCCGGCCTCGGGTTCGTCTTCCTGGTGATGGGCGGTGCCTTCGTCTGGCAGGCCCGCCGCAAGGAGATCCCCGACACGGTCCCCGAAGCGTTCCTCACCGAGCAGGTCCCGATGAAGGACAAGCAGACGGTCTGACGAACCAGATCAGCACCACGATCTGATCGGCCACCCACACCTCGCCGGTCGGTCAGAAACAGGAAGAGCCCGGAGCTTCGGCCCCGGGCTCTTCCGCGTCCGCACACCGTCTTCACCGAGTGGAAACACATCGGACGGCATCCGTTGTTGCTCGTTTCCTACCGTCGACGACGTGTTCGATCGTGTCGATCCGTTCATCGGGACCGATGCCATCGACCTGTCCCCGCCCGAGGGCATCGCCGCCACGTGGTGGTTCCCGAAACCCCAGGTCGGCAACACCCACCCCGGAGCGTGCCATCCGTTCGGCATGGTGTCCGCGTGCGCCTATTCAGGCGCCTACCCGACCGGCTACGGCGTGTACGACCTCGGCACCGAAGGACTCCCCACTCGGCGGTTCGACCATCTCCAGGCCTCGGGCTTCACCCACTTCCAGCAATCGGGCACCGGCGCGATCCGCAAGTACTACAACTACGTCCGGGTCACCCCGATGCTCGGCCCGCTCGACGAACTCGGCACCAGCTGGCGGATCACCGACGAGGTCGCCGAGCCCGGCTACTACGCGTGCACCCTCGAGTCGGGCATCCGCTGCGAGATCACCGTCGGCCCGAAGTCGGCGGTGCATCGGTACACGTTCCCGAGCGCGACCGACGCTCGCGTCGTCGTCGACCTCTCGCAGGGCGGTCTGGCGATCGACCACGGCGCGACCGTGCCGCTGCGAGCACACATGCAGACCCACGGCCACGCCGAGGCGGCCGGCCAGATCACGGTCGAGGGCGCGCCCCTCTCGTTCCATCTCGCGTGCGACTCACCCGGGTGGCGACAGAGCCTCTGGTACGACCGCCGGCTCATGGAGGGCAGCACTCGACTCGAGTTCGACGACATCCGCCCCACGACGCTCCGCCCGTTCGGCCTGCTGTGGCGCGGACCGGTCGAGGCGGGCGGCTCGGTCGAGCTGCGAATCGGCTTCTCGCTGCGGGGCACCGAGCGTGCCGCGAGCAACCTCTCGACCGACATCGCGACCCGACAGGAGGCATTCGACACCCGCCGGACGGCGACGAAACGTGCGTGGCGAGAGCATCTCGGGACGATCGCCGTCGAGACCGACGACGCCGACCGGGAGACGGTCTTCGCCTCGGCGCTGTACCACTCGCTGATCAAGCCGTGCTTCGCGCCGGGCGAGAGCCCGTTCTGGCCGGCCGACGGGCCGTTCGTGTTCGACCTCTGCACGATGTGGGACATCTACCGGACGCAGCTGCCGCTGATCTCGACCCTGTTCCCGCAGCGTTCGGTCGAACTCGCCAATGCACTCCTCCACATCTGCGAGGAGGAAGGCAACCTCCCGATCGGCTATCGGATGGCACGGGGCGCCGACCGCTTCGCCCGACAGGGCAGCGCGCTGGCCCACACCTTCTTCGCCGATCTGTGTGCCCTCGAGGTACCCGGCATCGACTGGGACTGGGCGCTGTCGTGCATGCACAGCGATCTCCGACGCGGCTACGCCGAGGACTATCTGGAGCGCGGTGTGGCTCACCCGATCACGCACACGCTCGACGTGGCATTCGCCTACCACTGCACCGCCGTCGTCTCGCGTCAGGTCGGCGACGAGGCGCTGGCCGGCCAGCTCGAGGCCCTGGCCGACGGCTGGACCGCTGCCTTCGACCAAGCGTCGGGGCTGCTCGTCGACTCGTCGTTCTACGAGGGCGGCAAGTGGAACTACTCGTTCCGGATCCTCCACGACATGGCGACGAGGATCGGCTTCGCCGGCGGCGACCGGCGCTTCGTCGCGCTGCTCGACGAGTTCTTCGGGTACCACGCCGATCCGGTCAAGCAGCCGGGCGAACGACCGGCCAAGGACGAGATGGACCGCGGCTACGCGCTCAACCGGTTCGAGGGCATGAACAACGAGCCCGACATGGAAGCGCCGTGGGCCTATCACTACGCCGGGCGACCCGATCGGACGACCGAAGTGGTGCGGGCGGCGATCGACCAGCAGTTCGGGCCGGGTCGTGGCGGGCTCGCCGGCAACGACGACTCCGGCGGTCTGTCGTCGTGGTACGTCTGGGCGTCGCTCGGCCTGTTTCCGGTGGCCGGGCAGAACTTGTTCCTCGTGAACGCCCCCTCGTTCGCACACGCCACCGTCGATGTCGGCGGGACACCGCTGACGATCGAGGCACCCGGGTTCGTCGAACCCGAGCGCGGCCGACCGTGCCAGTACGTCCAGGAGGTGCGACTCGACGGTGAGCCCGTCGACCGCTCCTGGCTCGGCGCCCACGAACTCCGAGGTGGCCGACGCCTCGACATCGTTCTCGGCGATCGCCCCTCCACCTGGGCGACGTCGACCCGCCCCCCATCCGCATCGACCAGCGATTCGCTCGCACGAACACCAGGAGCCCCATGAACACACCGAATCGACGCCTCGTCATCGTCGTCCGCGCCGACCCTGTGATCTGCGGTCACTCGGGCGAGGCACGCAACCTGGCCGAAGTCGCTCTCACACGCGGGTTCGACGACGTCCGGATCGTCACCTGGCCGATCGATGTCCTGCGCGCTGCGCACCTGCCGCTCAAGCCGCTCGACGCGGTGATGCCGTACTCGGACGGCATCACCGTCGAACGGCCGACGGGTGTCGGTGACTACAAGGTGCCCGACGGCCGTTACCTCGCCGGGCTCACCGGCCGCCTCGTCGAGCTGTTCACCGACGGGGTTCCCACCGTTGCGATGTCGCTGTACCTCACGCCACACGCGACCGTCGTCGCCGACGCCCGGCGGGTCGCCGCTGCGACGGGTCTCCCCCAACACGTCACGACCATCGCCGAGGCCGTCGGCTCCGACATCACGAACGTGGTGCGGTCGTGCGTGGAGTCGGAGAAGTTCGGCGCCGCCGCCCACCTGTTCTCGACCTACCTCAGCAACGAGACGTGCGTCGCCGTGAGCGAGTACACGAAGGAGATCATCATCCACGCTGCGGCCGAGATCGACGATCAACACGGCACGCAGTTCGCCCCTCAGTGTGCGGAGCGGATCGGCATCTCGTATCCGGCCATCGACGCGTGCCAGTACACGAACCTCGACGACGGCGCCATCGCGAGGGCACTCGCCGCTCGCGGGCTCGAACGCGATCGGTACGTCCTGTTCCTCTCTCGCCTGTCGAAGGCCAAAGGCGTCGACGACCTGATCTCCGGCTTCGCCCGGAGTCACAGCCGGAACCACACCAAGCTGGTCATCGCCGGCAACGGCCCCGAGGCGGTTGCGCTGCGGGCACACGCCACCTCGTCGCTCGCCGCCGACCAGATCGTGTTCCTCGACGACGTCGACGACACCGAGAAGCCGCTCCTGATGGCCGGTTCGGCAGCGTTCGCGCTCCCGAGCAAACCCCGACCCGAGTTCGTCGAGACGTTCGGGATCGCCCTGGTCGAGAAGATGCTCGCCGGCGGCGGTCCGGTGATCACCTGCCAGACCGGCGGCATCCCGGAAGCCGTCGGGTCGAACGCCCTGATGGTCCCGCACAGCTCACCCCAGAAGCTGGCCGAGGCGATCGACCTGGCGATCGGCGGGATGAGCGCCGCCGAGCTGCGCACGCGCGAAGCCGCGGCTCGCACCTACGCCATGCGGTTCGACCGCAACAACGTGTTCGACAACCTGTTCACCGGGCTCACCGACACGCTCGCCGCCTGAGCGCCGCCGACTCGGTCAGTCGTCGACTCGGTCGGCGATCGACGTGCCGTCGGAGAGCGCCTCGAGCGCGAATCCGGCGGTGCGGCGGTACCCGTCGGTGACCGCCAGGATCTCGTCGCGGGTGATGACGTCGCCGATGTCGTCGAAGCCGTCGGGCGCACGCTCCTCGACGAGTTGCATCGGCGCCTCCGGGCCGAGGCCGCGGTTCGCGAGCACGATCTGGGCCGTTGCGGGACGTCGGATCTCCTCGTAGCGCTCCAGCGCCCGATCGATGTCGCCGGGGTGGGAGCGGAGACAACCGGTGAGCACTCGGGCGTCGAGGATCGCCTGCGATGCTCCGTTCGATCCGATCGGATACATCGGATGTGCGGCGTCGCCGAGCAGTGTGGTCCGACCGAACGTCCACCGGTCGACCGGATCCCGATCGACCATCGGGAACCGGAAGGTTCCCGGCGCCGAGCGGATGAGGGCCGGCACGTCGAGCCAATCGAACCGCCACGACTCGAAGCGGTCGATGAAGTCGTCGAGTCGGCCGGGCTGGTTCCAGTCCTCGCGCTCGGCCAGCACGACCGAATCGGTCCGGAACTCGGCGATGAAGTTGAACAGTTGACGACCACCGTCGAGGTCGAGCACTGGGTAGCCGACGAACTTCTGATCGGGGTGACCGGCCCACACCATCGTGCGCCCGTCGAGAACCGGCTCGGTCTCGGCGAGGCCGCGCCAGAGCAACGCTCCGTTCCACTCGGGCATGCCCTCGTGGGGGTAACGCTGCGCCCTGGCGGCGGAGTGGATGCCGTCCGCACCGATCACGAGCGGCGACGACACCTGCGCCGCTCCTCGGTCGGTCTCGAACGTCGCGATCGCTCGGTCGCCATCGGAACGCACGCCCGTCAACCGGTGGCCGAGGCGGATGCGGTCGTGACCGAGTTGCTCGACACACGCAGCGCTCAGGATGCGGTGGAGCGTGCCTCGATGGACCGACAGTTGTGGCCACCGGTATCCGGCGGCTCTGCCGCGCTGCTCCTCCCAGATCGGCTGTCCCCGCTTCGTGAAGTACGCCAGCGCGGTCGGTGCGACCGATTCGGCTTCCAGGTCGGCGAGCAGACCGAGTGCGTCGAGTTCGCGCACCGCGTGGGGCAGCAGGTTGATGCCGACGCCCAAGGCCCTGAGCTCCGGCACTGCTTCGTGGACGACGACGTCGTGGCCGTCCTGGTGGAGACTCAACGCGGTGACCAGCCCGCCGATGCCGCCGCCGACCACGAGGATCGCGTCGGTGTGCTCCACGTCAGAGCACCTCGTGGACGTGGATGGCAACACCGCCCGGCGCCCGCTCACCGCGGGCGACGCCGAGCACACGGTTGAGTCGGTCGAGTCGTTCGGAGTCGGTCGACAGCCGGATGTGCGTCCGGAAGTAGTACTCGTCGGGGTCGACCTGCTCCCCCGCGGCGAGGCGGGCCAAGACCTCGGGCGGTGCCGCCCGGACCCCTTCGGAGACCACTTCGATCGACTCGCCCCGGTCGGTGCGGAGTGCATAGTGCGCGCGGATCTCAAGCGTGCCGTCGGGTGCGACCAGCTGCCAGTCGACCCCGCCGGGCAGCAACGTGCCGCGGAGGTCGGCCCCCTCGAACGTTCCCTCGTCGAACGTGATGAGTCGACGCTCACCGAAGGGAAACCGGCCGAACGACTCGACCGGGTTCACGGCGATCCGAATCGTCATGAGGTGGCGCAACTCCATCGGACGAGTGTGGCACCTCACCCGCGCCCGTCGACGACCGAAGACCGCCGAACAGCGTGCCGACGGCCGAACCGAACGTGGGAGCGGCGTTCACCGCTCGTACACTGAGCCGCTGACATATCGTTCACGGGGCTGACTGGTTTCGACATCAGAACTGTTGGGCGGGTTTGCGACCCGAGTTGCTCAGACTCGCTAAACGGGGCAACCCAAAGAATTGCCGATGAGCAGTTCACTCTCGCCGCCTGATTTCCAGGTGAGTGAAGAGTCATCGTGAGCAGAAATGCCGCACGGGGCCAATCCATCACAGCCCGGCAACAGAAGTGAGGGATGACGGCGGGAAAGACCGCTGACGGCGAGAAAGACCGCTGACTCCCGGGAAAGCTCGGGCGCTGATCGCAAGGTCGGCTGACCCGCCAGTGCGCCGGCGTTAGGTGCAATGCGGGAATGGTCGTATCGGGTCCGTTCACGGACTGGTGGACGGGGGTTCGATTCCCCCCAGCTCCACAATGGGGCATTCGTAGAATTACGGGTGCCCGGTTCGTAGAATTCGGCGGTGTCCGGCAACGCCCGGCGCCGCCCGCTACGAGTCACCGCGCTGCTGGCCGCAGGTGGCCTTCCATGTCCAGACGCTCGTCGCAACGCACCTCGACCCCTCGCCACGACGGTGTGTCCTTCAAAGCCGGCGACGTCGCCGACCCTTCGCAACCTTGTGCGCTCAACTCGATCTGCAAACGAGGAAGAGGGTTTGGCGCCGGGACGGTCGAGGCGGTCGTCGCTGACGGCGTCGTTGATGCCGAGTGGGGATGCCGAGTGGGGATGCGAAACGCCAGGCGGCCCCATCTCGACCGTCGATGTTCGGATCCGTTGGTCTACGCAGCGAGTTGGCGGAGTCGATTGGCGATCGATTCGACGGTCGGTTTTCCGGCCGCGACCTCGATGACCAGGTCATAGACGTCGTCGTTGCTGGCATTCGAGATCTCGACGCCGTTGATCTCGAGGAAGACGGCGGTCGCCAACCAGCCGAGACGCTTGTTGCCGTCGACGAGCGCGTGGTTCCCCACGATCGAATGGAGCAGCGCAGCGGCTTTGGTCCAGATGTCGGGGTATGCGTCCTCGCCGAACGCTGCCGTCTGCGGACGTGCGACGGCCGAGCCGAGCAAGCCGATCTCGCGGATGGGGGCAGGGTCGCCGAGGAGCGCAACGGCGAGGCCGACGACGTCGTCGAGGTCGAGGAACTCGACCGGATCGCTCACTCGCCGAGCCGACGAAGGGCGTCGCTGTGGGTTTCGATGATCAGACCCGCGGCCTGTGCGACTCGGTCTCGGTGTTCGCTGCGACTGACGAACTCCCGAACGGCGCGCCGCGCGGCCTCTTGCATGGAGATTCCTTCCGCGTCAGCGCGTGCTCGGAGAGCTTCTTGTTCGGTGTCGGTGAGCCGGAGCGTCATCGCCATGTCAGCATGGTATCACTTCGATACCAGAGAGCGGGTCGCGAGACATCGGAGACTCCCGGGCCCTCGTCAGGGTTCGGGAGTTCGGGTTTCTGGTCCCGATCGAGCCGCCTCGAAGCGTCGGCGGGTTCAGCGCAGCTGCGCAAGCGCCTGCTCGTGGACCGCCAGGTCGGGCGGGTCGCCGTCGGTCCACGGTGCTCCGTAGACGATCAGTTCGTCGAACCCGAGTGCGGCGGCGTGTTCGACGGCTGCGAGGTAGGCGTCCACACTCGTCGTCGGCGACACCCGACCGAAGCCGAGCAGCACCGACCGTCGAACGTTCTTCGGGTCACGCCCCTGCCGGAGGCACGCCTCCTCGCAACCCGCGACCTGACGTTCGAGGAGCGGCCAGAAGTCGTCGCCGTCGAGGTCCCTGGTCCCGGGGCCGCCGTACGTATTCCAGGTGTCGGCGTGGGCCGCGGCGAGTGCGAGCGACCGTGGGCCGTGACCGGCCAAGAGCAACTCGGGCGAGCCGACACCGTCGGGCCCTGACGTCGTCTGGAGCCCGGCGAACGCCATGGTGTCGCCCTGCCACTCGGTCGCGCCGTCGAGCACCGCTCGGAACCCCCGGACCACGTCGGCGTACCGTTTCGACATCTCGCCGACGGGTTCGGCGACCCCGCGATCGGCCTCGGCGCAGAACGGCGCACCCATCCCGACCCCGAGCACCAGACGACCGGCGCTGACGTCGTTCACCGTCATGGCGACCCGAGCCAGCGACACCGGCGTCCGGAACGTGGACGACGCGACCAACGTGCCCAGCAGGACGCGATCCGTGATTGCCGCCGCTGCCGTGAGGGTCGTGAACGCCTCGCCCAGCCACAGGCCCGGGTAGGTCGGGTGCGTGAGATGGTCAGCCGTGTACACAACGTCGTACCCGACCTCCTCCGCCCACCGGTACCCGCGTGCCTCTGCACGCCAGGGTCCGACGGGCGGGAGAAGCAGGCCGAGACGACTGAGGCTCATGGAACGCATCTTGACATCCCGTCGCGAGGGAGTCGCCCGATGCACCTGTCACCACGCGGTCACGCGTCGTCGGTGGTGACGAGCGCCGCCGCCGCAGCGAGGGCGAACGCTCCGACGCTCGCTGCCGTGCGGAGGAAATGCCAGCGGTTCCACGGTGACTCGTAGGACGTGCGTCGAGCCTCGACGGCCGACGCACTCGAGTTGCGCAGGTCGAACGCATCGAGGGCGTCGTTGAGCGGAACGTTGCCGCCGATCGTCACCCCGAGCACGCCCACGACGTAGGTGCCGGCCGCTCCGACCAGCAGCCACCCCTTGCGGTGATCGCCGGCCCGGAACTGCATCCACGCAGCCCCTCCGAGCACGAGCGGGATGCCCATGAACGGGATGACGAAGGCCGGGTTGATGATCGCCCGGTTGATGTGCTGCATCGTGTCGACGTAGTTGCCTGCAGCGATGCGACGGGTGCCGGGGATCACCGACACGCTCCAGCCGTAGAGCAGGCCGGACATGAGGCCGGTGGTAACGATGCCACCGCCGAGCAGGAGGGTCTTGAAGTCCATGTCGAGGTCCGTTCGTGAGGTCGTTTCGGGCTGCATCGGTCAGACCTTCGCCAGGACGCTTGCGTCCCAGGCGCCGGTAGCGGCTGCCTCGGCGGCGAACGTCGCGAAGTCGCGGGCGGGGCGGCCGAGGGCGCGCTGCACACCGTCGGCGGTGTGTGCGTTGTGGCCGAACACCTCCGAGAACAGGTAGGTCAGGAAGCCGACCAGTTCCTCTGGCACACCCTGCTCG contains:
- a CDS encoding antitoxin; the encoded protein is MGLFDKAKDLVGKHDDKITDGIDKAADVADDKLGDKVGSDKIDQAADAAKDAVDKLGDG
- a CDS encoding glycoside hydrolase domain-containing protein, yielding MFDRVDPFIGTDAIDLSPPEGIAATWWFPKPQVGNTHPGACHPFGMVSACAYSGAYPTGYGVYDLGTEGLPTRRFDHLQASGFTHFQQSGTGAIRKYYNYVRVTPMLGPLDELGTSWRITDEVAEPGYYACTLESGIRCEITVGPKSAVHRYTFPSATDARVVVDLSQGGLAIDHGATVPLRAHMQTHGHAEAAGQITVEGAPLSFHLACDSPGWRQSLWYDRRLMEGSTRLEFDDIRPTTLRPFGLLWRGPVEAGGSVELRIGFSLRGTERAASNLSTDIATRQEAFDTRRTATKRAWREHLGTIAVETDDADRETVFASALYHSLIKPCFAPGESPFWPADGPFVFDLCTMWDIYRTQLPLISTLFPQRSVELANALLHICEEEGNLPIGYRMARGADRFARQGSALAHTFFADLCALEVPGIDWDWALSCMHSDLRRGYAEDYLERGVAHPITHTLDVAFAYHCTAVVSRQVGDEALAGQLEALADGWTAAFDQASGLLVDSSFYEGGKWNYSFRILHDMATRIGFAGGDRRFVALLDEFFGYHADPVKQPGERPAKDEMDRGYALNRFEGMNNEPDMEAPWAYHYAGRPDRTTEVVRAAIDQQFGPGRGGLAGNDDSGGLSSWYVWASLGLFPVAGQNLFLVNAPSFAHATVDVGGTPLTIEAPGFVEPERGRPCQYVQEVRLDGEPVDRSWLGAHELRGGRRLDIVLGDRPSTWATSTRPPSASTSDSLARTPGAP
- a CDS encoding glycosyltransferase, with the translated sequence MNTPNRRLVIVVRADPVICGHSGEARNLAEVALTRGFDDVRIVTWPIDVLRAAHLPLKPLDAVMPYSDGITVERPTGVGDYKVPDGRYLAGLTGRLVELFTDGVPTVAMSLYLTPHATVVADARRVAAATGLPQHVTTIAEAVGSDITNVVRSCVESEKFGAAAHLFSTYLSNETCVAVSEYTKEIIIHAAAEIDDQHGTQFAPQCAERIGISYPAIDACQYTNLDDGAIARALAARGLERDRYVLFLSRLSKAKGVDDLISGFARSHSRNHTKLVIAGNGPEAVALRAHATSSLAADQIVFLDDVDDTEKPLLMAGSAAFALPSKPRPEFVETFGIALVEKMLAGGGPVITCQTGGIPEAVGSNALMVPHSSPQKLAEAIDLAIGGMSAAELRTREAAARTYAMRFDRNNVFDNLFTGLTDTLAA
- a CDS encoding flavin-dependent oxidoreductase, which codes for MEHTDAILVVGGGIGGLVTALSLHQDGHDVVVHEAVPELRALGVGINLLPHAVRELDALGLLADLEAESVAPTALAYFTKRGQPIWEEQRGRAAGYRWPQLSVHRGTLHRILSAACVEQLGHDRIRLGHRLTGVRSDGDRAIATFETDRGAAQVSSPLVIGADGIHSAARAQRYPHEGMPEWNGALLWRGLAETEPVLDGRTMVWAGHPDQKFVGYPVLDLDGGRQLFNFIAEFRTDSVVLAEREDWNQPGRLDDFIDRFESWRFDWLDVPALIRSAPGTFRFPMVDRDPVDRWTFGRTTLLGDAAHPMYPIGSNGASQAILDARVLTGCLRSHPGDIDRALERYEEIRRPATAQIVLANRGLGPEAPMQLVEERAPDGFDDIGDVITRDEILAVTDGYRRTAGFALEALSDGTSIADRVDD
- a CDS encoding DUF3237 domain-containing protein, whose protein sequence is MELRHLMTIRIAVNPVESFGRFPFGERRLITFDEGTFEGADLRGTLLPGGVDWQLVAPDGTLEIRAHYALRTDRGESIEVVSEGVRAAPPEVLARLAAGEQVDPDEYYFRTHIRLSTDSERLDRLNRVLGVARGERAPGGVAIHVHEVL
- a CDS encoding type II toxin-antitoxin system death-on-curing family toxin translates to MSDPVEFLDLDDVVGLAVALLGDPAPIREIGLLGSAVARPQTAAFGEDAYPDIWTKAAALLHSIVGNHALVDGNKRLGWLATAVFLEINGVEISNASNDDVYDLVIEVAAGKPTVESIANRLRQLAA
- a CDS encoding ribbon-helix-helix protein, CopG family; protein product: MAMTLRLTDTEQEALRARADAEGISMQEAARRAVREFVSRSEHRDRVAQAAGLIIETHSDALRRLGE
- a CDS encoding LLM class flavin-dependent oxidoreductase, producing the protein MSLSRLGLLLPPVGPWRAEARGYRWAEEVGYDVVYTADHLTHPTYPGLWLGEAFTTLTAAAAITDRVLLGTLVASSTFRTPVSLARVAMTVNDVSAGRLVLGVGMGAPFCAEADRGVAEPVGEMSKRYADVVRGFRAVLDGATEWQGDTMAFAGLQTTSGPDGVGSPELLLAGHGPRSLALAAAHADTWNTYGGPGTRDLDGDDFWPLLERQVAGCEEACLRQGRDPKNVRRSVLLGFGRVSPTTSVDAYLAAVEHAAALGFDELIVYGAPWTDGDPPDLAVHEQALAQLR
- a CDS encoding DUF1772 domain-containing protein, whose protein sequence is MDFKTLLLGGGIVTTGLMSGLLYGWSVSVIPGTRRIAAGNYVDTMQHINRAIINPAFVIPFMGIPLVLGGAAWMQFRAGDHRKGWLLVGAAGTYVVGVLGVTIGGNVPLNDALDAFDLRNSSASAVEARRTSYESPWNRWHFLRTAASVGAFALAAAAALVTTDDA